In Microvenator marinus, one genomic interval encodes:
- a CDS encoding acyl-CoA dehydrogenase: protein MMQHHYKTNLRDIFFNLFELNQIGTKTFGHGKFSHLDEETMRDALAQLEKICVQELAQSFAVSDREGLHFDGEGNVRLPDALKKSLDIYMETGWHLLELPEEFGGFGAPPSMIWAQFEMLAGSNPCVPFYLFGGFITKVINSLGTDDQKKRFCQTIVDRGWGGSMVLTEPDAGSDVGAATTKAKDLGDGTWAIEGVKRFITNGDYDHTENIIHLVLARPEGAGPGTKGLSLFIVPKYWVNEDGSLGDRNGVFVTGLEKKMGLNASATCELTMGDRGVCRGLLMGNVHDGIRQMFRVIEHARMAVGMKSMATLSTGYLNALEYTKERVQGPDLAKASEKDSPRVRVIEHPDVRRMLMTQKAYAEGMRALGYYTAFIQDQVELLGGHESPDAKKLDKLNDLLLPLVKGYCSEKGYEQLAVSLQCYGGSGYCKDYPIEQYIRDAKIDTLYEGTTHIQSLDLFFRKVARDMGATLMGLMAEINTTIESLSETPELSVEMEGLRRAHAEVGSIFQTMLEKVQESVYHVGFQANKVLESLAELVMGWLLVRQAQIAHAKVADAKGTDKDFYTGKLATTRFYVKNVLPQITLRRKLIEASDLDLMDVPESAF, encoded by the coding sequence ATGATGCAGCATCATTACAAAACAAATCTGAGGGACATCTTCTTCAACCTTTTCGAGCTCAATCAGATTGGGACGAAGACTTTTGGACACGGAAAGTTCTCACACCTCGACGAAGAGACCATGCGCGATGCGCTTGCCCAACTCGAGAAGATTTGTGTTCAGGAGCTCGCTCAGAGTTTCGCCGTCTCCGACCGCGAAGGCCTTCATTTTGATGGCGAGGGCAACGTCAGACTGCCCGACGCACTCAAGAAGAGTCTGGACATCTACATGGAGACGGGATGGCACCTCCTGGAACTCCCCGAGGAATTTGGCGGATTCGGCGCACCTCCTTCCATGATCTGGGCGCAGTTTGAGATGCTCGCGGGTTCAAACCCATGCGTGCCCTTTTATCTTTTCGGTGGCTTCATCACGAAGGTCATCAACAGCCTCGGCACCGACGACCAGAAGAAGAGATTTTGCCAGACCATCGTGGACCGCGGCTGGGGCGGGTCGATGGTCCTCACCGAGCCAGACGCTGGGAGCGACGTGGGCGCCGCAACCACCAAAGCAAAAGATCTTGGTGATGGCACCTGGGCCATCGAAGGCGTCAAGCGCTTCATCACCAATGGTGATTACGATCACACTGAAAACATCATCCACCTTGTCTTGGCGCGGCCCGAAGGCGCCGGTCCAGGCACTAAAGGGCTCTCACTCTTCATCGTTCCCAAGTATTGGGTCAACGAGGACGGCTCCCTCGGCGACCGAAACGGAGTGTTTGTCACCGGGCTTGAGAAGAAGATGGGGCTCAACGCTTCGGCCACCTGCGAGCTCACGATGGGCGATCGTGGTGTTTGTCGAGGACTGCTCATGGGCAATGTCCACGACGGCATTCGTCAGATGTTCCGCGTCATCGAGCACGCCCGAATGGCGGTTGGAATGAAGTCGATGGCGACTCTTTCGACTGGCTACCTCAACGCGCTTGAATACACGAAAGAGCGCGTGCAGGGCCCGGACTTGGCCAAAGCATCTGAAAAGGACTCACCGCGTGTTCGAGTCATCGAACATCCAGACGTTCGCCGTATGCTAATGACCCAGAAAGCCTATGCTGAGGGTATGCGGGCTCTCGGATACTACACGGCCTTCATTCAAGACCAGGTCGAGCTTTTGGGCGGACACGAGTCACCGGACGCCAAGAAACTGGATAAACTCAACGATCTCTTGCTCCCACTTGTGAAGGGATACTGCTCTGAGAAGGGATACGAGCAACTCGCCGTGTCGCTACAATGTTATGGCGGCTCAGGATACTGCAAGGACTATCCGATCGAGCAGTATATCCGCGACGCCAAGATCGACACGCTTTATGAGGGCACCACCCATATTCAATCGCTGGACCTCTTTTTCAGGAAAGTCGCACGAGATATGGGCGCTACGTTGATGGGACTAATGGCCGAGATCAATACGACGATTGAAAGCCTCTCTGAAACACCTGAACTCAGCGTTGAGATGGAGGGCCTGCGCCGTGCTCATGCGGAGGTTGGTAGCATCTTCCAAACCATGCTTGAGAAGGTCCAAGAGTCGGTCTACCACGTGGGCTTCCAAGCTAATAAGGTGTTGGAATCTCTCGCCGAGCTTGTGATGGGATGGCTTTTGGTTCGTCAGGCTCAGATCGCCCATGCCAAAG